The following coding sequences are from one Gemmatimonadaceae bacterium window:
- a CDS encoding prolyl oligopeptidase family serine peptidase, producing the protein MRKALFAILFAAPLAAQQPAAFDFSIRNIMRGPELYGRPPGDVRWSADNRWIYFTWVAPGSDWRETPKRYRVRAAAGSKPERVSPAQFDSVGGMVTRGDRSRDNRMAVVEYDGDLYLTDLRKGTTRRLTQTIARERSPEFSVDAGKVFFVRDNNVFSLEMQGGVIRQVTDLRSGPEPVDSARPTGQRGRLEQQQRELFEAIRDRVRLDSIQKAERLEREGRGLKAYYTMRGEEIASLSVSPAGTGLLISTRIPVQGNRVTDVPRYVTESGFTEDIRSRTKVGDAEGKGRVGLVSLSAGSIQWLKPFPSDTANGFVQLLGWNDAGTRAAFYAFTGDSKVRLLQSIDASTGRIVTLETLRDSAWVSGPCGGCGGWYDAGRRFWYVSEADGFAHVYTVAADGTDRRQLTRGKWEVRGAELSPDGKSFYLHTSEVSPFEVQLYRMSVAGGARERITTRSGGHAAVLSPNGEWIADVYSFVNRPPDLFLMRNRPGAAMSQLTVSPSSEWLSFKWIEPEIVMIPASDGAMVPAHIYRPRDMGAQPNGAGVIFVHGAGYLHNVGNFWSSYPREYMFNQYLASKGYVVLDLDYRASDGYGRDWRTAIFRHMGGRDLQDQVDASRYLRKEYSIDPERVGIYGGSYGGFITMMALFTHPKDFGAGAALRSVTDWAHYNNGYTSAILNFPQTDTLAYRRSSPIYFAEGLEDPLLIAHGMVDTNVHFQDVVRLSQRLIELGKKDWELAVYPVEDHGFVRPSSWTDEYRRIFEIFERYLPSRVPARSAAR; encoded by the coding sequence ATGCGCAAAGCTCTGTTCGCGATTCTTTTTGCCGCTCCGCTCGCCGCACAACAGCCGGCGGCGTTCGATTTTTCCATCAGAAATATCATGCGGGGTCCCGAGCTGTACGGCCGGCCTCCCGGCGACGTTCGGTGGAGCGCTGATAACCGCTGGATATACTTCACCTGGGTTGCTCCGGGCAGTGACTGGCGTGAAACGCCAAAACGGTATCGCGTGCGGGCCGCGGCCGGCTCAAAACCGGAGCGAGTGTCGCCGGCGCAATTCGATTCAGTGGGCGGAATGGTCACTCGCGGTGACCGATCGCGAGACAACCGAATGGCAGTAGTGGAATACGATGGTGACCTCTACCTGACGGATCTGCGGAAAGGCACCACCCGTCGGTTGACCCAGACCATCGCGCGGGAGCGCAGTCCCGAATTTTCTGTCGATGCAGGCAAGGTTTTCTTTGTCCGCGACAACAACGTGTTTTCACTGGAGATGCAGGGCGGGGTAATCCGGCAGGTCACGGACCTTCGAAGCGGACCCGAGCCGGTGGATTCCGCGCGCCCCACCGGACAGCGCGGACGCCTCGAGCAACAGCAGCGTGAGTTGTTCGAGGCCATCCGCGACCGCGTACGTTTGGACAGCATCCAGAAGGCCGAGCGGCTGGAGCGGGAAGGTCGCGGCCTCAAGGCATACTACACGATGCGGGGAGAGGAAATCGCCTCGCTGTCGGTCTCGCCGGCGGGAACGGGACTGCTGATCTCGACGCGAATTCCCGTGCAGGGTAACCGGGTCACCGACGTACCGCGCTACGTTACCGAGAGCGGTTTCACAGAGGATATCCGAAGCCGAACGAAAGTGGGTGACGCCGAAGGCAAGGGACGTGTGGGACTTGTCTCATTGTCAGCTGGATCGATCCAGTGGCTGAAACCATTTCCTTCCGATACGGCAAATGGATTCGTGCAACTGCTCGGATGGAACGACGCGGGAACGCGGGCCGCGTTCTATGCGTTCACCGGCGACAGCAAGGTGCGGCTGCTCCAGTCAATCGATGCGTCCACCGGCAGGATAGTCACTCTGGAGACTCTTCGAGACTCTGCGTGGGTGAGCGGCCCATGCGGCGGATGCGGCGGATGGTATGACGCAGGACGAAGGTTCTGGTACGTGTCCGAAGCCGATGGCTTCGCGCATGTGTACACAGTAGCCGCGGATGGAACCGATCGCCGCCAGCTGACCCGCGGAAAGTGGGAGGTGAGGGGTGCAGAACTTTCTCCGGATGGAAAGTCGTTCTACCTGCACACCAGCGAAGTGTCGCCATTCGAGGTGCAGCTCTATCGGATGTCCGTAGCGGGCGGCGCCCGCGAGCGCATCACGACGCGGTCGGGGGGTCACGCAGCAGTCTTATCGCCCAACGGCGAATGGATAGCCGATGTCTACTCTTTCGTGAACCGTCCGCCCGACCTGTTCCTCATGCGTAACCGGCCGGGTGCGGCGATGTCACAGCTTACGGTGTCGCCGAGTTCGGAGTGGCTGTCGTTCAAGTGGATCGAGCCGGAGATCGTGATGATTCCGGCCTCCGATGGCGCAATGGTGCCGGCTCACATTTATCGTCCCAGGGACATGGGCGCTCAGCCGAACGGTGCCGGCGTGATCTTCGTCCATGGCGCGGGCTACCTGCATAATGTCGGCAATTTCTGGTCGTCGTATCCGCGCGAGTACATGTTCAATCAGTATCTCGCGTCAAAAGGTTACGTGGTGCTCGATCTCGACTACCGGGCATCGGACGGTTATGGGCGAGACTGGCGGACGGCGATCTTCCGGCACATGGGCGGCCGCGATTTGCAGGACCAGGTCGATGCGTCGCGATACCTTCGGAAGGAGTATTCGATAGATCCCGAGCGGGTGGGTATCTACGGCGGCAGCTACGGCGGATTCATCACGATGATGGCACTGTTCACGCACCCGAAGGATTTTGGCGCGGGTGCTGCGCTACGCAGTGTCACTGACTGGGCGCATTACAACAACGGCTACACCTCGGCGATTCTCAATTTCCCGCAGACGGACACGCTCGCGTATCGCCGGTCGTCACCGATCTACTTTGCCGAGGGTCTGGAGGATCCGCTGTTGATCGCGCATGGCATGGTCGATACGAACGTGCATTTTCAGGATGTCGTTCGGCTGAGCCAGCGTCTGATCGAGCTTGGCAAGAAGGATTGGGAGCTTGCGGTGTATCCGGTCGAGGACCATGGGTTTGTGCGACCGTCGTCGTGGACGGATGAGTACCGGCGGATCTTCGAGATCTTCGAGAGGTACCTGCCGTCGCGGGTGCCGGCGAGGAGCGCGGCCCGGTGA
- the rpsG gene encoding 30S ribosomal protein S7 → MSRRKKSVKRPILPDSRYESQTVSKFINAIMYQGKKSTAERIFYGAMDLVETRTAQSGVTIFKQALTNLKPAVEVKSRRVGGATYQVPVEVRPDRRTALAMRWLITFSRGRGEKSMAEKLAAEVIAASKGEGNAIKKKEDTHRMAEANKAFAHYRW, encoded by the coding sequence ATGAGCCGTCGCAAGAAGTCGGTAAAACGCCCGATTCTGCCTGATTCGCGGTACGAGAGCCAGACGGTTTCGAAGTTTATCAACGCCATCATGTATCAGGGCAAGAAATCCACCGCCGAGCGGATCTTTTACGGCGCGATGGATCTCGTAGAGACTCGAACTGCTCAGAGCGGCGTGACGATTTTCAAGCAGGCACTCACCAACTTGAAGCCGGCCGTCGAAGTCAAGAGCCGCCGCGTCGGTGGAGCGACCTACCAGGTTCCCGTCGAAGTCCGCCCCGATCGCCGCACCGCGCTGGCGATGCGCTGGCTCATTACTTTCTCGCGCGGTCGTGGGGAAAAGTCGATGGCAGAGAAACTCGCCGCCGAAGTTATTGCCGCGTCTAAAGGCGAAGGCAATGCGATCAAGAAGAAAGAAGACACACACCGCATGGCCGAAGCGAACAAGGCGTTCGCGCATTATCGCTGGTAG
- a CDS encoding methyltransferase domain-containing protein has translation MKHYVQYGCGFSAPAGWVNYDASPTLRIEKIPFLGQLYKKNIQRFPTNVRYGDIIAGLPENEDSCDGLYCSHILEHLSYDDFNKALANTYKLLKPGGLFRCVVPDLKSAAENYLESFEQYPNPASEFLKATMLGKRHRDTSLRGLIKYSMGNSEHLWMWDQKSLIFELQQAGFKSCRPCCFNDSADEIFKHVEEAGRFENAVAIECTK, from the coding sequence ATGAAACATTATGTGCAATACGGCTGTGGATTCAGCGCTCCGGCTGGCTGGGTAAATTACGATGCATCTCCCACCTTACGCATTGAAAAAATCCCTTTTTTGGGTCAATTGTATAAAAAAAACATTCAGCGTTTTCCGACCAATGTACGATACGGAGACATCATAGCAGGATTGCCCGAGAATGAAGATAGCTGTGACGGCCTGTATTGTTCGCACATTTTGGAGCACCTGTCTTATGATGATTTCAACAAGGCTCTGGCAAATACATATAAGCTGTTAAAGCCTGGGGGGCTGTTTCGGTGTGTAGTACCCGACCTTAAAAGTGCAGCGGAAAATTACCTCGAAAGTTTTGAGCAATACCCAAATCCGGCATCAGAGTTTTTGAAGGCAACCATGCTGGGCAAACGGCATAGAGACACAAGCTTGCGGGGCCTAATCAAATATTCTATGGGCAATTCAGAACACTTATGGATGTGGGATCAAAAGTCGTTAATTTTTGAACTTCAACAAGCAGGTTTCAAAAGTTGCAGGCCTTGCTGTTTTAATGACAGTGCGGATGAAATATTCAAACATGTGGAAGAAGCCGGCAGATTTGAAAACGCTGTTGCTATAGAATGTACAAAGTGA
- the rpsL gene encoding 30S ribosomal protein S12: MPTINQLVRQSRRDVPKKEKAPALKSNPQKRGVCTRVYTTTPKKPNSALRKVARVRLTNGFEVTAYIPGEGHNLQEHSIVLIRGGRVKDLPGVRYHIVRGSLDASGVNGRNKSRSKYGTKKPKPGAPAAAGKKK; this comes from the coding sequence ATGCCAACTATCAATCAGCTCGTCCGGCAAAGTCGCCGCGACGTACCGAAGAAAGAAAAAGCGCCCGCGCTCAAGTCCAACCCGCAAAAGCGCGGCGTCTGCACCCGAGTATATACGACAACCCCGAAGAAGCCCAACTCGGCGCTCCGAAAAGTTGCCCGTGTCCGCCTCACCAATGGCTTCGAAGTCACCGCGTACATCCCGGGCGAAGGCCACAATCTGCAGGAGCACTCGATCGTGCTGATCCGTGGTGGTCGCGTGAAGGATCTTCCTGGAGTTCGGTATCACATCGTGCGGGGTTCGCTCGACGCCTCCGGCGTCAATGGACGCAACAAGAGCCGCTCCAAGTACGGCACCAAAAAGCCCAAGCCCGGCGCACCAGCTGCCGCAGGAAAGAAGAAATGA
- a CDS encoding YbdD/YjiX family protein codes for MDRLAQTLASIARSVRTILGAPDYDRYLAHMGEYHGGSSVLTRDEFARDRADTRYNRPGSRCC; via the coding sequence ATGGACCGACTCGCGCAAACCCTCGCCAGTATCGCGCGGTCGGTCCGCACGATATTGGGTGCCCCTGACTACGATCGGTATCTGGCGCACATGGGTGAGTATCACGGAGGCAGTTCCGTGCTTACGCGCGATGAGTTCGCCCGGGATCGGGCCGATACCCGCTACAACCGTCCCGGTTCACGATGCTGCTGA